In Wenyingzhuangia fucanilytica, the following are encoded in one genomic region:
- a CDS encoding DUF4197 domain-containing protein, producing the protein MKKIIAIALALSLSSCAELSHIVNSLPVGTQTISNLDIANGLKAALDQGISDQVSKLTQEKGFYNNELVRIALPEDLQKIDEAMRKYGLGDLADKGLIALNATAEDAVKTATPIFVDAIKNMSFTDARNILMGDNNAATNYLTKTTNDKLYASFSPVIKNSFDKVGAADIWNTIITKYNQIPFINKVNPDLTDYVTNQALDGVYTMIAIEEQKIRTDISERSSTLLKKVFALQDKK; encoded by the coding sequence ATGAAAAAAATAATAGCCATTGCTTTAGCCCTTAGTTTGTCAAGTTGTGCAGAGTTATCACATATTGTAAATAGTTTGCCTGTTGGTACACAAACCATAAGTAATTTAGATATTGCTAACGGTTTAAAAGCTGCTTTAGACCAAGGAATAAGTGATCAGGTAAGTAAGTTAACCCAAGAAAAAGGGTTTTATAATAATGAATTAGTCCGTATTGCTTTGCCAGAAGATTTACAAAAAATTGATGAAGCGATGCGCAAATATGGTTTGGGTGATTTAGCAGATAAAGGGTTGATAGCTTTAAATGCCACAGCAGAAGATGCGGTAAAAACAGCCACTCCGATTTTTGTTGATGCTATTAAGAATATGAGTTTTACTGATGCTCGTAATATTTTAATGGGTGATAACAATGCAGCAACTAATTATTTAACCAAAACGACCAATGATAAATTATACGCTTCTTTTAGCCCTGTCATTAAAAATTCTTTTGATAAAGTTGGAGCTGCTGATATTTGGAATACCATCATCACTAAATACAATCAAATTCCATTTATTAACAAAGTAAATCCTGATTTAACAGATTATGTTACCAATCAGGCGTTAGATGGTGTGTACACTATGATTGCTATTGAGGAGCAAAAAATTAGAACAGATATTTCTGAGCGTTCTAGTACTTTACTTAAAAAAGTATTTGCTTTACAGGATAAAAAATAA
- a CDS encoding sigma-70 family RNA polymerase sigma factor, translating to MDTNKIWDLYAIDLKKFILSKTKNITLTEDILQEVFIKIHTKKNTLKNQSNIKSWIFTIANNTMLDEFKKQSKVIAEESPEQHVLEKNEDFNHHKPEDCLLPLILRLPKKYRDVLFLSTIKNLKQLHISEELNISLPATKSRILRGRELLKHEYMDCCDYTLDENGHLKGENKNFDECKVCRPQPL from the coding sequence ATGGATACAAACAAAATTTGGGACTTATACGCTATAGATCTTAAAAAATTTATTTTATCAAAAACCAAAAACATTACTTTAACAGAAGATATTTTACAAGAGGTTTTTATTAAAATTCACACTAAAAAAAATACGTTAAAAAATCAATCTAACATCAAATCATGGATTTTTACCATTGCTAACAACACCATGTTAGATGAGTTTAAAAAGCAATCTAAAGTGATTGCAGAAGAATCTCCAGAGCAACATGTATTAGAAAAAAACGAAGATTTTAATCATCATAAACCAGAAGATTGCTTGCTTCCATTAATTTTAAGATTGCCTAAAAAATATAGAGATGTTTTATTTTTATCTACCATAAAAAACTTAAAACAACTACATATTTCCGAAGAATTAAACATTAGTTTGCCCGCAACCAAATCTAGAATTTTAAGAGGTAGAGAACTTTTAAAACACGAATACATGGACTGTTGTGATTATACCCTAGATGAAAATGGGCATTTAAAAGGGGAGAATAAAAATTTTGACGAATGTAAAGTTTGTAGACCTCAGCCTTTGTAA
- a CDS encoding lipocalin family protein: MKKTLLILCLFITGITCYGQELSKDDISGTWKVNKIVNSPNDLQFQALSDGFKNATFNFNDSGKFNITTSFNTEMFKVFTEKSNNSNWIFESNTQHIKIGSEQNRYSIMGIIVKQQDDKILFHLDETELIMEMAKQ, encoded by the coding sequence ATGAAAAAAACATTACTTATTTTATGTTTATTTATTACAGGAATTACCTGTTACGGACAAGAGTTAAGCAAAGATGATATTTCTGGAACTTGGAAAGTAAATAAAATTGTAAACAGCCCTAACGACCTTCAGTTTCAAGCTTTATCTGATGGATTTAAAAATGCTACTTTTAATTTTAACGACAGCGGAAAATTTAATATTACTACCAGTTTTAACACGGAGATGTTTAAGGTTTTTACAGAAAAATCTAACAACTCTAATTGGATTTTTGAAAGTAATACTCAACACATTAAAATTGGAAGTGAGCAAAACAGATATTCTATTATGGGGATTATCGTAAAACAACAAGATGATAAAATACTATTCCATTTAGATGAAACAGAATTGATTATGGAAATGGCCAAACAATAA
- a CDS encoding glycoside hydrolase family 2 TIM barrel-domain containing protein, translated as MKYFYNLIIISILMTSCHVSKINKTNSAEVNFNLNWDFYLSQEDISFDEIKSDAYKKVNIPHDWVVEGSFDQSLGEDAKGTGYLPGKGYGYYSKTFDKPLEKDQVVYVLFDGVYNNATVSINGKKLGFHPYGYSPFYFDITSYLNKNGKDNLLTVKVDHSNFADSRWYTGAGIYREVSLITENKLHVPVWGTFVTSSQVSKEQATVQIDLSLENKFDKNKDVIVTTSFINAENDEVATISNNFVLNANKTLDTSQKATINHPDLWDTENAKLYTAVTTIQNNGEIVDRYTTVFGIRSILFDADKGFFLNGKNMKIKGVCLHHDAGLVGTAVPRGVWKRRLQILKDGGTNAIRVSHNPASKVLLELCDEMGFLVQDEFFDEWDNPKDKRYNQNERSVDAITRGYGEYFQDWAQKDLKNVVLSHRNHPSIFQWSIGNEIEWTYPRNAAATGFFGNMNWNGNYFWSEPPYSTEKIKEQLATLPKGKYDIGETAKKLSKWTKELDTTRPVTANLILPSVSHLSGYTDALDVIGYSYRRILYDYGHQNYPDKPIMGTENLAQYHEWKAVMERPFISGTFLWTGADYMGEIRDPWPVRVQPSGLLNTASFPRGSYYMMQSLWSEKPMIHIATQTMQKSLYKLDAHQNIVEKKPGKWEHALWKWQDVNEHWNYNKEETIAVEMYSNCEAIELFLNGTSLGKKNLTDFEDHIYKWAVPYQEGELIARGIKNGKEITSTLTTAKKATKIVLSADVESINANNEDVVHIIAQLVDDKGNPVKTDDQKITFTIDGNAKLLGVDSGWIKNIEKFQSNKSTTYNGKTLLIIQAKDTQEKVSITANANGLISDKITINIQ; from the coding sequence ATGAAGTATTTCTATAATTTAATCATCATCAGCATTCTTATGACTAGCTGTCATGTTAGTAAGATTAATAAAACAAATTCAGCTGAGGTTAATTTTAATTTAAACTGGGATTTTTATCTAAGTCAAGAAGACATCTCTTTTGATGAAATTAAAAGTGATGCCTATAAAAAAGTAAACATCCCTCACGATTGGGTGGTAGAAGGATCTTTTGACCAAAGTCTAGGAGAAGATGCCAAAGGAACTGGATATTTACCAGGAAAAGGCTATGGATATTATTCTAAAACTTTTGATAAACCTTTAGAAAAAGACCAAGTTGTATACGTACTTTTTGATGGAGTATATAACAATGCAACGGTCTCTATTAATGGAAAAAAACTAGGGTTCCACCCATATGGATATTCTCCTTTTTATTTTGATATTACTTCATACTTAAACAAAAACGGAAAGGATAATCTATTAACCGTTAAGGTAGATCACAGTAATTTTGCAGATAGCCGTTGGTACACAGGAGCTGGAATATATAGAGAAGTGTCTTTAATTACTGAAAATAAACTTCACGTTCCTGTTTGGGGAACATTTGTAACCTCATCACAAGTATCAAAAGAACAAGCCACTGTACAAATTGATCTTTCGTTAGAAAATAAATTTGATAAAAACAAAGACGTTATTGTAACTACTTCATTTATCAATGCAGAGAACGATGAAGTTGCAACAATTAGTAATAATTTTGTATTAAACGCAAACAAAACGTTAGATACTAGCCAAAAAGCAACTATTAATCACCCTGATTTATGGGATACAGAAAACGCTAAACTATATACTGCTGTTACAACCATTCAAAATAATGGTGAAATAGTAGATAGATACACCACTGTTTTCGGAATTAGAAGTATTCTATTTGATGCGGATAAAGGTTTTTTCTTAAACGGAAAAAACATGAAAATAAAAGGGGTTTGTTTACATCATGATGCTGGTTTAGTTGGTACTGCTGTCCCTAGAGGTGTATGGAAACGTAGGTTACAAATCTTAAAAGATGGAGGAACAAATGCTATTAGAGTTTCGCACAACCCAGCCTCAAAAGTCTTATTAGAATTATGTGATGAAATGGGATTTTTGGTTCAAGATGAATTTTTTGACGAATGGGACAATCCTAAAGACAAACGTTACAACCAAAACGAACGTAGTGTTGATGCAATTACTAGAGGTTATGGTGAATATTTTCAAGATTGGGCACAAAAAGATTTAAAAAACGTTGTTTTAAGTCACAGAAATCACCCTTCTATATTTCAATGGAGCATAGGAAATGAAATAGAATGGACTTACCCTAGAAACGCAGCTGCTACTGGTTTTTTTGGAAACATGAACTGGAATGGAAATTACTTTTGGTCTGAACCACCATATAGTACCGAAAAAATAAAAGAACAGTTAGCAACCTTACCAAAAGGAAAATATGACATTGGTGAAACAGCTAAAAAACTTTCTAAATGGACTAAAGAATTAGACACAACAAGACCTGTAACCGCAAATTTAATTTTGCCATCTGTAAGTCATTTGTCTGGTTATACAGATGCTTTAGATGTTATTGGGTATAGTTATCGTAGAATTTTATATGATTACGGACATCAGAACTACCCTGACAAACCTATTATGGGGACAGAAAACTTAGCTCAATATCACGAATGGAAAGCTGTTATGGAAAGACCTTTCATTTCTGGAACTTTTCTTTGGACTGGAGCTGATTATATGGGAGAAATTCGTGACCCATGGCCAGTAAGAGTTCAGCCTTCTGGATTGTTAAACACTGCTAGTTTCCCTAGAGGTTCTTATTATATGATGCAATCTCTATGGTCAGAAAAACCAATGATTCATATTGCTACTCAAACAATGCAAAAATCTTTATACAAATTAGATGCTCATCAAAATATTGTGGAAAAAAAGCCTGGGAAATGGGAACATGCTTTGTGGAAATGGCAAGATGTAAACGAGCATTGGAACTACAACAAAGAAGAAACTATTGCTGTAGAGATGTATTCTAATTGTGAGGCTATTGAATTATTTTTAAATGGTACTTCTTTAGGAAAGAAAAACTTGACAGATTTTGAAGACCACATTTATAAATGGGCCGTTCCTTATCAAGAGGGAGAACTAATTGCACGTGGAATTAAAAATGGAAAAGAAATTACTTCAACCTTAACAACTGCTAAAAAAGCAACAAAAATTGTACTATCTGCTGATGTAGAAAGCATAAATGCTAATAATGAAGATGTAGTACATATTATAGCTCAATTGGTAGATGATAAAGGAAATCCTGTAAAAACAGATGACCAAAAAATCACATTTACTATTGATGGAAATGCTAAATTGTTAGGTGTAGATAGCGGTTGGATTAAGAATATAGAAAAGTTCCAATCAAATAAAAGTACTACATATAACGGAAAAACATTATTAATTATTCAAGCAAAAGATACTCAAGAAAAAGTAAGTATTACTGCAAACGCTAATGGTTTAATATCTGATAAAATTACTATCAATATCCAGTAA
- a CDS encoding DUF5522 domain-containing protein, with protein MNRLNIPPEEGDFYTNEQGYRVFTEQYHLKRGYCCKSGCKHCPYGYDKKTDSFKNK; from the coding sequence ATGAATAGATTAAACATACCGCCCGAAGAGGGAGATTTTTACACCAACGAACAAGGTTACCGAGTTTTTACAGAGCAATACCATTTAAAAAGAGGATATTGTTGTAAAAGTGGTTGTAAACATTGTCCATACGGTTATGATAAAAAAACAGATTCTTTTAAAAATAAATAG
- a CDS encoding 2Fe-2S iron-sulfur cluster-binding protein, whose protein sequence is MSDITIKIKDREGVVHELQAPTDMAMNIMELCKAYELPVEGTCGGMAMCASCQCYVLSDHELPEMGDAEEDMLDQAFYVEDNSRLGCQLPITEDLDGLEIELAPESEV, encoded by the coding sequence ATGTCTGACATTACCATTAAAATTAAAGATAGAGAAGGAGTAGTTCATGAGTTACAAGCCCCAACAGATATGGCTATGAACATTATGGAACTTTGTAAGGCTTATGAGTTACCAGTAGAGGGAACTTGTGGTGGAATGGCAATGTGTGCTTCTTGTCAATGCTATGTTTTATCGGATCATGAATTGCCAGAAATGGGAGATGCAGAAGAGGATATGTTAGATCAAGCTTTTTATGTTGAAGACAATTCTCGTTTAGGATGTCAATTACCTATTACTGAAGATTTAGATGGATTGGAAATTGAATTGGCTCCAGAGAGCGAAGTATAG
- a CDS encoding DUF1684 domain-containing protein has translation MYKILIILLSLSTFCIAQDKDYQTEISLHRTELNNHFKDKKESPLPSKKIKTFTGLPFFSVDEKYKVKAKLKFTFNTPILYIQNTKGGSEAYQQYALATFNIDGKEHQLSIYQNLALKKKKGYENYLFIPFTDLTNRDTTYAGGRYIDTTIPDEYTGYITLDFNKAYNPYCAYNKNYICPIPPKNNHINAKILAGVKY, from the coding sequence ATGTACAAAATACTTATCATTTTATTATCTCTAAGCACTTTTTGTATTGCTCAAGACAAAGATTATCAAACAGAAATAAGTTTGCACAGAACGGAGTTAAACAATCATTTTAAAGACAAAAAGGAGAGTCCGCTCCCTTCAAAAAAAATAAAAACATTTACAGGCCTTCCATTTTTTTCTGTTGATGAAAAATACAAAGTTAAAGCCAAACTAAAATTTACCTTTAACACTCCTATACTTTATATTCAAAATACCAAAGGAGGATCAGAAGCTTATCAGCAATATGCCTTGGCTACTTTTAACATTGATGGAAAAGAACATCAACTAAGTATTTATCAAAACTTAGCCTTAAAAAAGAAAAAAGGGTATGAAAACTATTTGTTTATTCCCTTTACTGATTTAACAAACAGAGATACTACTTATGCTGGAGGAAGGTATATAGACACAACTATTCCTGATGAATATACAGGCTATATAACTTTAGATTTTAACAAAGCTTATAATCCTTATTGTGCTTACAACAAAAATTACATTTGCCCTATTCCTCCTAAAAACAATCATATAAATGCTAAAATTTTAGCAGGTGTTAAATACTAA
- a CDS encoding precorrin-2 dehydrogenase/sirohydrochlorin ferrochelatase family protein: protein MEKNQLYPVFLKVTALETLIVGGGNVALEKLSFLLKSSPDAKVTMISPFFREETIAKANEGKVKMVVGNYDSSLLEGKHIVIATTDVPSVNMQVYNDCKARAILVNLADNPPYCDFYMGGIVTKGNVKIGISTNGKSPTMAKRLRQFFESVLPENIDDLAEYLNKYRDTIKGDFEEKVERMNEFTKGLVEDVKKKINK, encoded by the coding sequence ATGGAAAAGAATCAATTATATCCTGTTTTTTTAAAAGTTACAGCCTTAGAAACATTAATTGTTGGTGGGGGAAATGTGGCTTTAGAAAAACTATCTTTTCTTTTAAAATCTAGCCCTGACGCTAAGGTAACCATGATTTCTCCTTTTTTTAGAGAAGAAACCATTGCTAAGGCTAATGAAGGTAAGGTAAAAATGGTTGTTGGTAATTACGATAGCAGTTTGTTAGAAGGAAAACACATTGTAATAGCAACTACCGATGTACCTAGTGTAAACATGCAGGTTTATAATGATTGTAAAGCACGTGCTATTTTGGTAAACTTGGCAGACAATCCTCCGTATTGTGATTTTTATATGGGAGGTATTGTAACCAAAGGAAATGTAAAAATTGGAATTTCTACCAATGGAAAATCTCCTACCATGGCAAAACGTTTACGTCAGTTTTTTGAATCTGTATTGCCTGAAAATATTGATGATTTGGCTGAGTATTTAAATAAATATAGAGATACTATTAAAGGAGACTTTGAAGAAAAAGTCGAAAGAATGAACGAATTCACTAAAGGTTTAGTAGAAGACGTTAAAAAGAAGATAAATAAATAA
- a CDS encoding T9SS type A sorting domain-containing protein: MKKLILLSLLFMNVLSYGQSITWNNKQTDIQPGETIPLNITYDAGVGNTVYYVSVVLQEMNASWQTQNNYNTTYPVSGSNQPNASTIDFNYTIDSNIPLSENLPSGNFYLLKIFISVNTDGAFANDNTQITLLNNGSDNGDTNDQVNVDINFNVKHIVGGISTFDRSKFITIHANQTENEWDGDNFTSDLRDDFLNGYDVYLGRDTGGITWNLNNMEEDPTRPGFADPAKISSKGQTSRNSFAAKTELHQYENRKNQVIAGQLHPFWTGESQKATNKGWKLASPTATGEYMGRYFNAFHGGNGLKEPNWVEVINEPAYEALGGKKNYTNSLQEIADFHVEVADAIRAQNPNLKIGGYTVAFPDFETGDFQRWINRDKLFIDVAGEKMDFWSWHLYDFPAIGGKVDLRSGSNVEATFDMNDQYSMLQLGHTKPYVISEYGAQTHDYNGNGWNAYRDWLFLKAQNSLMMSFMERPNEIAIAIPFTVVKAEWGYNTQTDEPYSARLMRKTNEPDSYTGTWIYSDRVKFYQLWKNVKGTRIDTKASDLDIQVDAYVDGTKAYVILNSLETTPVTINLNTFEFNNVTIDQIVKNHLTWSGNAAVIEEETLSTPISEVVLGAESTMILEYTFANSITIDETSNETKYFATDYLKPITANQENNFEINGVQKNHNYGEAILRVSIGRDHGKTLKPTIKINNTQINVPDDWRGYDQADKGRFFGTLEIPVSYNLLTQNNTISVTFPDTGGHVSSVVLQVFGFSKDIRNETLSTTDIKKLNKVSIYPNPVSDFLHLADNRNISSVHIYNTLGEKVLSVDTSDKIDVTSLRNGVYMLVTNNGSSAKFIKI; encoded by the coding sequence ATGAAAAAACTCATACTACTTTCCTTACTATTTATGAATGTGCTGAGCTATGGTCAGAGCATTACTTGGAACAATAAACAAACAGATATCCAACCTGGAGAAACAATTCCTTTAAACATTACATATGATGCAGGTGTTGGAAACACCGTATACTATGTGAGTGTAGTTTTACAAGAAATGAATGCCTCTTGGCAAACTCAAAACAACTACAATACTACATATCCTGTTAGTGGTAGTAATCAACCTAACGCCAGTACAATTGATTTTAACTATACCATTGATAGTAATATTCCTTTATCAGAAAATCTACCTAGTGGAAATTTTTACTTGTTAAAAATCTTCATTTCTGTTAATACAGATGGTGCTTTTGCCAACGACAATACACAAATCACATTACTAAACAACGGTAGTGATAATGGAGATACTAATGACCAGGTAAATGTGGATATAAACTTTAATGTAAAACACATTGTAGGCGGAATCTCTACATTTGATCGTTCTAAATTCATCACCATACATGCCAATCAAACCGAAAACGAATGGGATGGAGATAATTTTACATCTGACTTAAGAGATGATTTTTTAAATGGGTATGATGTGTATCTAGGAAGAGATACAGGTGGAATAACATGGAACTTAAACAATATGGAAGAAGACCCTACTAGACCTGGGTTTGCTGATCCTGCTAAAATAAGCTCTAAAGGACAAACAAGCAGAAACAGTTTTGCTGCAAAAACAGAACTACACCAATATGAAAACAGAAAAAACCAAGTTATTGCTGGACAATTACACCCTTTTTGGACAGGTGAAAGTCAAAAAGCAACAAACAAAGGTTGGAAGTTGGCAAGTCCTACAGCCACTGGTGAATATATGGGGCGCTACTTTAATGCATTTCACGGAGGCAACGGTTTAAAGGAACCTAATTGGGTTGAAGTTATTAACGAACCAGCATACGAAGCACTTGGAGGAAAAAAGAATTACACTAATTCATTACAAGAAATTGCAGATTTTCATGTTGAAGTTGCAGATGCTATTAGAGCACAAAACCCAAACTTAAAAATCGGTGGGTATACCGTAGCTTTTCCTGATTTTGAAACTGGTGATTTTCAGCGTTGGATCAATAGAGATAAGCTATTTATTGATGTTGCAGGTGAAAAAATGGATTTTTGGTCTTGGCATTTATACGATTTTCCTGCTATTGGTGGAAAAGTAGATTTACGCTCTGGTAGTAATGTAGAAGCAACTTTTGACATGAACGACCAATATAGCATGTTACAATTAGGACATACCAAACCTTATGTAATTTCTGAATATGGAGCTCAAACACATGATTACAATGGAAATGGGTGGAATGCCTATAGAGATTGGTTGTTTTTAAAAGCCCAAAATTCATTAATGATGTCTTTTATGGAAAGACCTAATGAGATTGCCATTGCAATTCCTTTTACCGTTGTAAAAGCAGAATGGGGATACAATACACAAACCGATGAACCTTATTCTGCAAGATTAATGCGTAAAACCAATGAACCTGACAGTTATACAGGAACTTGGATTTATTCAGATAGAGTTAAATTTTATCAATTGTGGAAAAATGTAAAAGGAACTAGAATTGACACAAAAGCTAGCGATTTAGACATACAAGTAGATGCTTATGTAGACGGAACAAAAGCCTATGTAATTTTAAATAGCTTGGAAACAACTCCTGTAACAATAAACCTAAATACCTTTGAGTTTAACAATGTAACAATTGATCAAATTGTAAAAAATCATTTAACCTGGTCTGGAAATGCAGCCGTAATAGAAGAAGAAACGTTATCAACACCTATTTCTGAAGTTGTATTAGGCGCAGAGTCTACCATGATTTTAGAATACACGTTTGCTAATAGTATTACTATTGACGAAACTTCTAATGAAACTAAATACTTTGCTACAGATTATTTAAAACCAATTACAGCAAACCAAGAAAACAACTTTGAAATTAATGGCGTTCAAAAAAATCACAATTATGGAGAAGCAATATTAAGGGTAAGTATTGGTAGAGATCATGGAAAAACACTAAAACCTACTATCAAAATTAACAATACTCAAATTAACGTTCCAGATGATTGGAGAGGATATGACCAAGCTGACAAAGGAAGGTTTTTTGGTACTTTAGAAATCCCTGTATCTTACAATCTTCTAACCCAAAACAATACGATATCTGTAACTTTTCCAGACACCGGAGGACATGTAAGTAGTGTAGTTTTACAAGTTTTTGGATTTAGTAAAGACATTCGAAATGAAACTTTAAGTACTACGGATATTAAAAAACTAAATAAAGTTTCCATATACCCAAATCCTGTTTCAGATTTTTTACATTTAGCAGACAACAGAAACATTAGTAGTGTTCACATATATAACACACTTGGTGAAAAAGTATTATCTGTAGATACTTCAGACAAAATCGACGTCACTTCTTTAAGAAATGGTGTCTATATGCTCGTTACCAATAATGGTAGTTCTGCTAAGTTTATAAAGATTTAA
- a CDS encoding NAD(P)/FAD-dependent oxidoreductase, translating into MIKTDILIIGAGPVGMFAVFEAGLLKLHCHLIDALPQPGGQCSEIYPKKPIYDIPAYPEVLAGDLIDNLAEQIKPFEPGYTLGERAQTIEKLEDGTFKVVTNKGTEHYAPTVFIAGGLGSFEPRKPPIKELVDFEDKGVEYIIRDPELYRDKRVVISGGGDSALDWSIFLSDVASEVSLVHRRNEFRGALDSVEKVAELSKSGKINLITDAEVKGINGDGKVESVMIKHKTDGEIIKECDHFIPLFGLSPKLGPIADWGLEIEKNAIVVNNALDYSTNIPGIFAIGDVNTYPGKLKLILCGFHEATIAVQFAYNIINPGKRYVMKYTTVNGVEGFDGEKKEAKKAVVKSM; encoded by the coding sequence ATGATTAAAACAGATATCTTAATCATCGGAGCAGGACCAGTAGGTATGTTTGCGGTATTTGAAGCGGGATTGTTAAAATTACACTGTCACTTAATTGATGCATTGCCACAACCAGGAGGACAATGTTCTGAAATCTATCCTAAAAAACCTATTTATGATATTCCAGCTTACCCTGAAGTATTAGCAGGAGATTTGATTGATAATTTAGCAGAGCAAATTAAACCTTTTGAACCTGGATATACTTTAGGTGAAAGAGCTCAAACTATTGAGAAATTAGAAGACGGAACTTTTAAAGTTGTTACAAATAAAGGAACAGAGCACTATGCACCAACTGTATTTATTGCTGGTGGATTAGGATCTTTTGAGCCACGTAAACCACCTATTAAAGAGTTAGTAGACTTTGAAGATAAAGGAGTGGAGTACATTATTCGTGATCCAGAATTATACCGTGACAAGCGTGTGGTAATTTCAGGAGGTGGAGATTCTGCTTTAGACTGGTCTATTTTCTTATCTGATGTAGCTAGTGAAGTTTCTTTAGTACACCGTAGAAATGAATTTAGAGGAGCTTTAGATTCTGTAGAAAAAGTAGCTGAATTATCTAAATCAGGAAAAATTAATTTGATTACTGATGCTGAGGTAAAAGGAATTAATGGTGATGGAAAAGTAGAATCAGTAATGATTAAGCACAAAACTGATGGTGAAATCATTAAGGAATGTGATCACTTTATTCCATTATTTGGATTGTCTCCAAAATTAGGACCTATTGCTGATTGGGGATTAGAGATTGAGAAAAATGCGATTGTTGTAAACAACGCTTTAGATTACTCTACAAACATTCCTGGTATTTTTGCTATTGGAGATGTGAATACATATCCTGGTAAATTAAAATTAATCCTTTGTGGTTTCCACGAGGCTACTATTGCTGTACAATTTGCATATAACATTATCAACCCTGGTAAACGTTATGTAATGAAATATACTACAGTAAATGGAGTTGAAGGATTTGATGGAGAAAAGAAAGAAGCTAAAAAAGCAGTGGTAAAAAGCATGTAA
- a CDS encoding class I SAM-dependent methyltransferase has product MSKDVLGTALKAYYFNKNTKDKLLTNSSISEEDELPLDYLLREYKDMPIIEQKALNLAKGKTLDIGCGAGSHALYLQNKNLNVTAIDISEGAIEVATDRGLKNAKVANIYNFNSDEKFDTILVLMNGTGICGKLNNLAPFLIHLATYLTPNGQILIDSSDIIYMYEDENGDHWIDATKDYYGEVQFWMNYKEEQSETFDWLYVDYNTLQRCAVYNNLNCELVVEGDHYDYLARITKA; this is encoded by the coding sequence ATGTCCAAAGACGTTTTAGGTACTGCTTTAAAAGCTTATTATTTTAATAAAAACACCAAAGATAAACTCCTTACCAATTCCTCTATTTCAGAAGAAGATGAACTCCCGCTTGACTATTTATTAAGAGAATACAAAGACATGCCAATAATTGAGCAAAAAGCTTTGAATTTGGCCAAAGGAAAAACCTTAGATATTGGTTGTGGAGCCGGAAGCCATGCTTTGTATTTACAAAACAAAAACCTAAATGTTACGGCAATTGATATTTCAGAAGGAGCTATAGAGGTTGCTACAGACAGAGGTTTAAAAAATGCCAAAGTTGCAAATATTTACAACTTTAATAGTGATGAAAAATTTGATACCATTTTGGTATTGATGAACGGAACAGGTATTTGTGGAAAACTAAACAACCTTGCCCCTTTTTTAATTCACTTAGCAACTTATTTAACTCCAAACGGACAAATATTAATAGATTCTTCGGACATTATTTATATGTACGAAGATGAAAACGGAGATCACTGGATTGATGCTACCAAAGATTATTATGGAGAAGTTCAATTTTGGATGAATTACAAAGAAGAGCAATCAGAAACTTTTGACTGGCTATATGTAGACTACAATACTTTACAAAGATGTGCCGTTTATAATAATCTAAATTGCGAATTAGTTGTTGAAGGTGATCATTATGATTATTTAGCAAGAATCACAAAAGCCTAA